The genomic segment ATTATATTTCTGGTCACCGGTCTTTGCCAAACCGTATGCGGCGGCAGCATTACCGAAGTTGTAGTGCAATGGGAAGTCAATCACATTGAAACCGCTTGCCTGAGAATAGTCTGGCTCATGCCACTTACCATTCACCATAAAGGTATTGTCACTTGTTGGTGTTGGGTCCTTGTCTAACTCACAGAGAGCCATCTGATGATCATCCACACCAGTACCGCCATTGGCTTTATCAAAGAGTACCTGTGTATCCCAGTAAGACTGGCTGCCATCCCATTTGTCGAGCAAGGTCTTTGGAGCCTGCCATGTGTAATAATAGCAAGAGAGGTTCTCCTGACCACGATATGTAATCTCACTGTAACGGGCGCAAACCTCACCATACATGAAGAAAGGAGCCTTGTTCAATCGCTTGTCCTCATACTGCTTACCAAGAGCTGCAAACTGAGGAATGAACTGCTTGCAAAAGGTAAGACGTGAGATGTGACCGGATGTATCGATACGGAATCCATCGACACCCATCTTGATAAAGCTGCCATAGCACTTCACGAGATAGTCTGCTACGTAGTCGTTCTCGGTGTTCAGATCGACGCAGTCGCCTGCAATCTGAGCCCACCAGCGATTAGGATAATCCCAGTTGAAGTCACCAAAGTGGTGCCAGTAGTTGTGAACATCCTCGTTCTTACCACGAGTATTCTTCATCAAGCCAAGACGACGCTGATACTGCTCATAAGCGACACTTGTAAGGTAGTCGGAACCCAACTTCTCCTCATTAGGAATCATACAGGCATCGATGAGTGCCTGAGTAGCCAAGTCGGTATCACGGTCGAACTCCTTGCAGAGTGTCTGCTCACCGAAGTTACCGGTGTGGTTGAGCACGATGTCGAGGATAATCTTAATACCCTTGGCGTGTGCCTTGTCGATGAGTTCCTGGAACATGGCATCACCGTCCTTGCTGCCATCGCTGCTCTGATAACGGCAATCTACATGCTGGAAATCCATGGCATGATAACCGTGGTAGTCGTAACCGGATGCATTCTGCACGACTGGTGTAATCCAGATGGCTGTAAAACCGAGTGCCTTAATGTAGTCGAGTTTGTCGATGACACCCTGGAAGTCACCTCGCCAGCAAGGGTCTTTTGTTTTGATCTGTTCTTCCTGGTTATCCCAGCAGAGCACATTGTTTCCTGTGTCACCATCATAGAAACGCGTGGTCATCATAAAATAGATACTTTCGTCTCGGAAGTCAGTACGATTGCTAGTAAACGTGTCTGTAGCCATCGTCTGCATAGAGACCAACATGAGCATTAAAACTGTCCATAATTTTGCGGCAAGTTTCTTCATAATGAAATTGTTAAGTTAAAATTGAATAGTTGAATTATCTGCCGCAAAATTACAAACTATTTCTAGCCGCCCAACAAGATATTTCACTTTTCTGCTGATATTTTTGTGCAATCGATTTCACAAATATTAAGAAAAAGAGGCTGGATTCTGTAAACCAAATATTTACAAAATCCAGCCCCTTTAAGAGTATATAATTAATATAACGGGCGCGCCAGAAAACAGAAAGAATATTGTACTTTTGGCTTGTCCAAAATCAAATTCAGAGGTTTTCAGCCTCTTGCAACCAGATGGCTGAAGCTGCATCACTAGGCATACGCCAGTCGCCACGAGGACTGAGGCTTACGCTACCTACTTTCGGACCGTCTGGCAGACAGCTGCGCTTGAACTGCTGATTGAAGAAACGGCGCACGAAGGTCTTCAGCCACTTTTTGATAGTCTCCTCATCATAGCTGTCAGGATCATTATCACTGATCTTTACACGCTCCAGTTCGGAATCAATAAATGCCTTCTTTGCCAACATGTAAATCTTGGAAGGACGGAAACCGTAACGCAGGAAATAGTAGAGGAAGAAATCATGCAGTTCGTATGGTCCCACCAAATCTTCCGTCTTCTGCTTGATATTTCCATTCTCATCTGCCGGAATCAACTCTGGACTGATAGGAGTATCGATGATATCACGAAGAGTGATGCGGCTCTGTTCGTCTACCCCACTCTCTGCTACATGATTTACGAGATGTCGGATCAGGGTCTTAGGAATGCTGGCATTCACGCCATACATGCTCATGTGGTCACCATTATAGGTAGCCCATCCTAATGCCAACTCTGAAAGGTCGCCGGTACCGATAACCATACCACCCATCTTATTGGCTAAATCCATCAGAATCTGGGTACGTTCACGAGCCTGGGAATTCTCGTAAGTCACATCATGCACACCGGCATCCTGACCGATGTCCTCAAAGTGCTGGGTTACAGCCTTGGCGATGCTGATTTCCTTAATGGTAATACCAAGACTCTGCATCAGCGAGATAGCATTATTGTAGGTTCTGTCTGTGGTTCCGAATCCCGGCATAGTGACACCTACGATACCCTTTCGGTTCATTTTGAGTTTATCAAAAGCTTTTACACAAACGAGTAAGGCCAGCGTAGAATCCAAACCACCGCTAATACCGATTACTACGGTCTTGGCATGGGTATGAACGATACGCTTGGCCAGTCCCATAAGTTGGATATTGAAAATTTCCTCGCAAGAGGCATTCATATCGCTGCTGGTAGGAATAAACGGATGAGGATTCACCTCACGTTCCAACACAAAATCGCGCTCATTTTCGGTTGGATCGGCTTCGATATTACGGATATTGAACTGACCGCCGAGAACAGAATACTTAATATTGCGCTGGGCATTTACATAAGTAGAATTCGTACGACGCTCAGAGCGGAGTTTCTCTACATCTATCTGTGAGATAACCATCTGCGGTTCAATAGAGAAACGTTCACTCTGTGAAAGTAAAACTCCATTCTCATAAATCAGGGCATTTCCACCATAAACCACATCCTGCGTACTCTCACCGAATCCGCAGGAACTATAGATATATCCGGTCATGGTACGGGCACTCTGCTGGCTGAGCAGACTCTTCAGATAATGATGTTTTCCGATAAGTTCGTCGCTTGCAGAAAGATTGAAAATCAGGTCTGCTCCTGCTAGTGCCAGTTTGTTGCTAGGAGGAGCCGGAGCCCATACATCTTCGCAGATTTCCACACCAAACTGTACGCCATCGAAAGTTTGAAAAATCTGAACATCAGGCGTCAGTTTCACCTTATGTCCGGCATAACGGACTTCGCAATCTCTCAGATCCTGAGCCGAGGCAAACCAGCGTTTCTCGTAAAACTCGCTGTAGTTTGGAAGATATGTCTTCGGTACAATACCGAGAATCTGTCCATGCTGGATAACGATACCACAATTGAGCAACAAGTCGCCCGCTATCACCGGCGCACCCACGATAGAGATGATATCGAGTTTGCGTGTGAAATCGAGCAACATCATCACCGCCTGCTCAGATGATTCGAGAAGCATCTGCTGACGGAAGAGATCCTGACAGGAATAGCCCGTAATAGAGAGTTCCGGAAATGTAATGATCTCTACACCCTTTCCCTCAGCCAGCGCTATCTGTTCCTCTATCTGCTGGGTATTGAAAATGACATCCCCCACCTTTACGGCAGGGATGGCACTGGCTACCTTAATAAATCCGTACTTCATAATAAATTACTTTATTGTTACCTGTGTAGCACCATAGCCATACTCCTGGAAAGAAGCATCCTGATAAGTGCAACTCTTATAGCGATAGTTCAACTCATGAATGAGAGTCTGGCGCAACACACCTTCGCCCTTTCCATGAATAAAGATAATTTTCTGTCCCTTCTTTTTCTTATATTCCTCCATGGTCTTCTTAAAGATATCCATCTGATAATGAAGAATATCTGCAGAATTCATTCCAGCAGTTGTTTCAAGTACTTCATCCGCATGAAGATCTATCACAAGGGTGCCATCATCCTTCTTGCTCTTCTTCTTGCTGGTGTTGGCGACAACCTTCTCATCCTTATACATCTGCTCTTTCAGACGCTTGGAATCGATAACCAACGGACGGGCTATTTCATCGTTCTCTACAATCGTAAAGAGATAGGCTGGAGTCTCGAAGAAATCGTTCTCCTCGAAAAGATGAAGTTTGTAGAATTTCACGGGATCGAGACGGAACTGAACATCTGTTGCCGGCTTCAGGAGAAATGGCTTGTCCTTCTTGTAAGCTATCATCTGGATGGCGATATGTTCCATCTCGTTCAGAGCCTCACGACCGAATTCCTCGATGAAGAGTTTGGTGTTCGGTTCTATTTCTCCCTCTGCCTTCAGAGTCCATGCATTTCCCTCAGCCACGAGATAGGTATAGTGGAGATAGTAGTTGCTGTCATTCACCATATAGGTCTCGAAACGGGTATTGGTTACGTCCTTGATATTGATAGGTACAAAGGCGAGATAAGCACTGAGTTTGTTGCCACCCGTACGTTCCTCAACCGGTTTCACAAAGGTTATCTCACGGTCGGCAGCATCATATTCCTCTACATCCATATCCACGTCATCGTGATCATTCAAGATGGCCTTGATACTCCGGCTGTCCTGATGCAGTTCGGTATTGGCATGCTCCTCAGCCTTCTGCTGCGCATCCATCTTAGCCGAAATCATCTTGCCCATGGAGTATTCATCCTGCTCCACCACAACCACCTCGTTGATAGGCATCGGAATCTCAAAACCATCCTCATCCTCAACGAGCACAATATTTTTACCTTGGAAGCCGGCAACCTTTCCGCCACCCACTTCGCTCAAGAATCTGACTTTATCTCCTTTTTTCATAATCTATTAATAATTTGTAATTGCAAAGATACAAAAGATATTGCAAAACAGGGCTTATTTTAATATTTTTAATGCTACTGATAAAAATAATCCTGTAAAAGATGCACCATGTTAGATATTTTTCCGTATCTTTGCAAAGAAAAAGAAATAGTAACGAACCCTTTAAACTGAAAAGTTATGATTACATTTCCTTGCGCCAAGATCAATCTTGGTTTAAATATAGTTAGCAAGCGGAAAGATGGATACCACAATCTTGAAACGGTGTTCTACCCTATTCCGCTGACCGATGCACTTGAAATCAAACTCATGGGCGATGAATTCCCTAGCGATGTTCCTTGTGATCTGAAGATTACAGGTAACGCAGTGGATTGCGATGAACAGAACAATCTCGTTGTAAAAGCTTATAATCTCCTGGCTGCCGACTTCAGGATTCCACGCATCCATGCTCACCTGGTGAAGCGTATTCCTTCGCAGGCTGGTTTGGGTGGCGGTTCTGCCGATGCAGCCTTCATGATCCGTTTGCTTGACGAGCGTTTCCGCCTCAATATCGGTAATCCGGAGATGGAAAGATACGCTGCCAAGCTGGGCGCAGACTGTGCCTACTTCATTTCTGCTGACCCCGAAGATGGTGACACTGCTTGCTATGCAGAAGGCATCGGCGAAGAACTGATGCCGGTAAGTGGTCCTGGCGATAATCTGAGGGGCTATCATCTGGTTGTGGTGAAGCGCGATGACATTGCCGTCAGCACCAAAGAGGCTTATGCAGCCATCACCCCACAGGCACCAGCCAAATGTTGCCGCGACATTGTACGCCAGCCTATCGAGACTTGGAAAGAGGAACTTGTCAACGATTTTGAGGCACCTATCTTCAAGATGCACCCGGAACTGGCAGAAATCAAACAGAAGCTGTACAACCTGGGTGCCGTATATGCAGCGATGAGTGGTAGCGGAAGTGCCATCTTCGGTATCTTCAAGCATAAACCTGCAAATATAGAGGAACAGTTCGAAGGAATGTTCTGTAAAATAATGAAACTTTAATTTAGTTAATTGTTTACTCAAAATATAATGAACGAAGAAACACATCAGAAACTGATGACTATCAAGCGAAGCTTCCGCTTGCTGATGAACGGTCCGGGATCGCAATCTATGCGCGATAAGGGACTGGGATATAAACTGAATTGGGGCGTACCATTCTATGAACTGAAAAAGATGGCTGAGGAATATGGTAAAGACTATGACCTCGCCATCGAACTGTGGAAGGAAGATATCCGGGAGTGCAAGATTCTGGCTACACTCATCATGCCTGCCGACAAGATGCTTCCTGAAATCACAGATTTATGGATGGAACAGGTACAGAGTCAGGAGATGGCAGAGATGCTTGCCTTCAACCTTTTGCAGCACGTAGATTATGCGCCTGTCATCGCCTACCAGTGGATAGCAAGTGACAAGCCGCTCTATGAGATTGCCGGTTTCCAGCTCCTTGCCCGTCTCTTTGCCAATGGGAAAGAGCCTAACGAGCGTGGCATCAACGAATTCCTGGATCAGGCTGCCACGGCATTGCAGGGTGACAACATGGGAATAAAACATGCTGCCTCTAATGCGGTTCTCCGTTTCTGCGACTTCGGTGAAGATTTCGAACAAATCGCAAGAGGCGCACTCAAGGGAATCTACGAGATATAAAGGTTCACCAGATGCGGTCAGAAACAGGCCACGACCCTACTAAAAATACGTCCCGACGTAGCATTTGCTGCGTCCCGACATACAAAAAAATACGTCCCGATGCAGCAAATGCTACGTCGGGACGTATTTTTATGGCTATTTTCGTCATTACATGAAATACTTCTGGTATTCGTTTTCGAAGTTCGGAGTGAAAACACCTTTGCCGATGTTTTCGCTGATTTCATCCTTGGTCCAGAATCTGCCACCGGCCAATTCTTCCTGGCTCGGTTTCACCTCGCCATCATATACACAGCGATGTACATAAACCAGTTCCTTTTCTCGCTGACTCTCAAAGACATAATGCCCCAGAGATTCCGGTTCAAAATCGGTGATACCCAATTCTTCCCTTACCTCGCGATGCAATGCCTGACTCACACTTTCGCCTAAATCTACATGACCGCCGCAGGCTGTATCCCATTTATCCGGCTGGATATCCTTCCAGGCTGGACGATGCTGCAGATACAGATCACCCCGGCTGTTGAATACATGCAGATGAACAACCGGATGCAAGATCTTGCTTCCGTCATGGGCATGACCGCGGGTTACAGCACCCAGGATGTTGCCCATTTCATCTACTATCGGAAATTCCTCGTTCTTATTATCTATCATCGTTTCTCTTATTACAAAGTTCCGTATTCATCAGAGTAGCGCAACATCTGGTCGACATAGCTCTCCTCGTAATCCAATACCACGTCTGTAATTTCGCCTTCTTCATCCATCTCCAGCGTCATCTTCGGATTGATAAATCCCTTGTATGGAGCGAGATTCAGTTTCTTGTATCTTGCCAGTATCTCGCGATGCAATTCCGGATCAATATTCACGGCATACTTCTCAACCAACAGGCGGGCAGCCTCGAAATCGCCCTCGCTCTTGATGCGCTGAATTTCAGCAAGCAACTCGCCGAAGAGATGGCGGAGCTTGGCATAATCATTAATCTTCACATAAGTCTTCGTCGTAATGATATTGCCCTCACTGTCCTTCAAAGCATCCTCGGCAGAAGCATAGTTCATATCCATCTTCACCAGTTCCACAGCACCCTCGGCATGTTCCATCACCCACCAGGCTATCAGCGCACGGTTGCGCATGTGGGCTTCCTCTATCTTGTCGCCTTCCTTGATGCGGATGGTCTGGGTGAGCAGACCGTTCATCAGATAACCGTAATACTGAGCCTTGTATGCCTCATCATTCGGAGTCAAACCCAGTTCTACCAATTTATGGTCGGCTACATAATAGAGTCCGAAAAGATCGGCTCTCGCCTCTTCTATCGTACTGCCATACGCCTTCAGTGCATCAGGGTCGGTACCAGGCAAAAGCTGTCCGCTACCATGTCCCAGACACTCATGCAGGTCGGTATGCAAATCATCTGTAATATCCTCGTACTGATTCATCAGACTGATGGTATCCTCGTCAATAACGAATTCATCACGGAAACCATTGCCTTGAGCTGCCTTGTTATATGCCTCGGTCAGGTTACCGATGGTCACACTCTTAGAACCATATTCCTGACGAATCCAGTTGGCATTCGGAAGATTGATGCCGATGGCAGAAGCTGGATACTCTTCGCCACCCAACATCGCCGCACAGATGACATTGGCTGTAACACCCTTCACCTCCGGCTTGCGGAAACGTGGGTCTACAGGTGAATGGTCCTCAAACCACTGGGCATTCTGACTGATGGTCTGGGTGCGCTTCGTTGCTTCAAGATCCTTATATTCTACGATGCCTTCCCAAGTACCTTTCAGTCCGAGCGGATCGCCATACACTTCGATAAATCCGTTGATGAAATCAATCATTCCCTCGTGCTGCTGCACCCAGGCAATGCTGTAACGGTCGAAATCCTTGAGATCGCCTGTACGGTAATACTTCACCAGGAGATCGATGAGATGTTTCTGTTCCTCATTTTCTGCATATTTCTGAGCACGGAGCAACCAGGAAACAATCTCCTTGATAGCTGCGCCATAGAGGCCGTCTTCTGTCCATTTCAGCTCCACCAGTTCACCATTACGCTTGGTCAGTTTAGAGTTCAGTCCATACGAAGGTGCCTGTTCGTTGCCTTCTTCCTTCATCCTGGCATAGAAACGTTCTACTTCTGCCTGAGAAACATTCTCATAGAAATTGCAGGCTGAAGTCTGCACCAGATCCTCGCCATCCGTCTGATTCACGCGCTTAGGCATGACTTCCGGATTGAAGATGACAGGCACCAGAATGCCCAACAGATCTTCCTTGCTCTGTCCCTTGGAAAGAGGCAGATATTCATCGGCAATCGCCCCAACCATCTCATAGAAAGATTCCTCTGAAAATCCTGGCACAAACTTTTCACATCCATAGTGATGATGGATGCCGCTGGCAAACCAGACACGCTTCAGATAAACTTCGAAAGCCTTGAAATCTTCGCTTTCTCGATTACCCTCGTAATGACGGTATACAGCCTCCAGGGTTTTACGGATACGCAGGTTGTATTTGCCCTGCTGGTCGAAGGTGATATCACGTCCCAAGAGGGTTGCCTTCGACAAGCAATAAATATAAATTTTCTGTGTGAGCGACAGGTTTTCGAAACCCTTCAGCTCATAACGGAGCATCTGGATATCGGCAAATCGCTCTTGAGTGTTTACATTACATTTTGCCATTTTTATCTGTTTTTACCATGCAAAAGTAACACATTTTTTTCACATATCAAACTTTTTCTCCTGTTTTTCGCTCTTTGCAAAGTTTTTTACTTGAAATATGCACTTTTTCTTGGAGAAAACTTTTATTTATGCAAATTATTCATTACCTTTGCATGAAAAACAAAACAAAAACATGCCGGTAAAGGCATAAATCATAAAACGGCAATCATGCAGATAAATGAGATATTAAAAAGCTATTTTGGATACGATTCCTTTCGCCCCAACCAGGAAGCGATTATCAGAGAGGTAATGCAGGGACACGACTGTCTGGTTCTCATGCCGACTGGTGGTGGAAAGAGTCTGTGCTACCAGGTTCCCGCATTAGCGATGGAAGGTACCGCTGTGGTCATTTCACCGCTCATCAGTCTGATGCACGACCAGGTGGAGGCGCTCAAGGCAAACGGTATCCCGGCAGAAGCACTGAACAGCGGAAACGACACGACCGATGAACTCATCATCCGCCGCCGATGCGAGAAGGGAGAACTGAAACTCCTTTATGTTTCGCCCGAAAAACTCATCAGCGAGATACCTTATTTATTCAGCAACATCAAGATTTCGCTCTTTGCCGTTGACGAGGCCCACTGCATCAGCCAGTGGGGACACGATTTCCGTCCGGAGTATTCGCAACTCGGTATGCTGCACGAGAATTTCCGCAATGTCCCGGTGATGGCGCTCACAGCCACAGCCGACAAGATAACACGCGAAGATATCATACGCCAGCTTCATCTCAATGGGCAGACGTTCGTAAGCAGTTTCGACCGCCCCAACCTCTCCCTCACCGTAAGACAGGAGAGCACCAAAAAGGCAAAGCTCCAATACATCACCCGCTTCATCAGTAATCATCCGGAAGAAGCGGGCATCATCTACTGTCTCTCACGCAAGAACACCGAAATGGTGGCACAGGAGCTTATCGATCTGGGTATCAATGCCGCAGCCTATCACGCCGGAATGACTGCCCAGACCAGAGCATCAGTACAGGAGCGGTTCAAGATGGACCAGATTCAGGTGGTATGTGCTACCATCGCTTTCGGAATGGGCATCGACAAGAGTAATGTGCGCTGGGTAATCCACTATAATATGCCTAAAAGCATAGAGAGTTTCTATCAGGAAATAGGTAGAGCCGGAAGAGATGGAGCACCATCAGATACTGTGCTGTTCTATTCGATGGCCGACATCATCACCCTCCGTTCTTTCTGTGAAGAAAGCGGACAGCGTGATGTGAACATGGAGAAACTGCGCCGCATGGAGGAATATGCCGAATCGAGAGTATGCCGACGACGCATTCTGCTGAATTATTTTGGCGAGACATCATCCTGCAACTGCGGCAACTGTGATGTTTGCAAGAATCCTCCACGCACCTTCGACGGCACCATCAGAGCCCAGAAAGCCCTGAGTGCCGTGGTCCGTTCGGGTGAGCATATTGCAGTAGGTACCTGCATCGAGATTCTGAGAGGCATGCATTCTTCTGCCGTTGTGAAAAACAAATACAACGAGATGAAAACCTTCGGTGTGGGCAGGGATACAACATCTAAGGACTGGAATGCTTATCTGCTGCAGATGCTGCAGATGGGATTCTTCGAGATTGCCTACAACAACCACAACTACATGAAAGTTACCGATTTAGGCTGGAAAGTACTGAAGGGAGAACACCATGTTTCGCTGGCTTATATCGAAAAAGATGATAAAGCCACCCGCCCACAGAAAACAGTACGCAACAGGAAGGGCGCCATCGCCCAGCCGGGAAATCTCATTCCTGAGGTGCATGCCGAACGTGTCATCTTCCAGGAAGACTCGAAAGGCGTGGAAGACAAAGGGCTCTTTGTACACCTCAGAAAGATACGCAAGAACCTTGCCGACGAACAGGGTTATCCTCCATATATCGTACTCAGCGACAAGAGTCTTCATGAACTCGCAAGAATGAAACCTACCACCAAGAATGCCATGAGCCTAATCAGTGGTATCGGAGAATTCAAGCTCAATAAATATGGCGATACCTTCATCAAGGCTATTAGGAAATATACAGGACTATAACAGAAATTTTCTGCATTTTCAGCTTGTCTTGCCTCAAGATACAATTCTGTCTTAAGATACAATCTTCCATTCCAGGCTGTTCACCTCGTCCTTCACCGAAAAGTTCAAGCCAATCTTCACCACCTTCTTGCCACTCATCTTGAAGGCGTCGGCATAGTGCTTTGCGTCTATCTGGGCGAGAGCCTCCTCGGCACTCTTGTTGAACTTCAGTTCCATCACGTAGATGGTATCATTCGTCTCCATCATAATATCGATTCTGCCCTTCGCTGTATGAGGTTCCACTAGGATGCTATAGTTGGTAAGCAGGGCAAACATGATGTAGAGCGTCTGCTGCCAATGCCCCTCGTGGTGGGTGTTGTCGCAGTAAGGCACCGTCTCCAGGAAGTCGTTCAGCAGGCAGAAAGCGGCATCCATATCCCCCTTCTTTACAAAGACCGACATCTTGGCGATGGTCGTGTTAGCCTTCGCTGACTTGTCCATCAGATAATGAGGCAAGAGACTACCATATAGCCCCACCCTTATCTCCTGGTTAGGCAATGCCAACAGATACAACTTTGTCGGTTTGTCATATCCCTTGATGGTGACATATCCACTCTGATAGAGCAAAGGTACGATGGTGGTCATCGTTTCTGTGGGGGCATCAAAGTCCTTCTTGCCCACCTCTATGGCCTCGCCAAGGTCTGCAGGCAAAAAATCATACTTTCTCATCATGTTGATTAGATAAGTAGGAGTGCCCGAGCCAAACCAGTAATCATCCATTCTGCCATCGGCAAAGCAATTGAGCAGACTGTAAGGATTGAAGACATCAGGAGATGGCCAAGTGAAGTGATAACCATCATAATGGTCTTTCAGCTCCTGGACGGTCTCCTCCCTGCTCAGTTCCAGATGCCCGGCAAGAGCGTTGATGTCATCGCTCATCTGGGTCAACATTTCCTCCTTGGTGATGCCGCAGATGCCGGCGTAAGGCTCATCCATGCTCACATTCTTGATGTTGTTCAGCTCGCTGAAGATGCTGAGCTGCGAGAACTTCGTGATACCCGTAAGGAACACGAAACGGAGCAATGGCTCGCAATCTTTCAAGGGACTGTAGAAATTGCGCATCGTATTGCGCAAGACATCGAGTTTTTCCTTCTCATGCGCCACATCCAGCAGCGGAGCGTCATATTCATCGATGAGCACCACAGCCTGCTTGCCAGTCTTTGCAGTAACTGTTCTTATCAAGTTGAGCAAACGAACGTTTGGGGCTGGAGAATTATAATCCACTCCAAACCTATCCTCATTTTCCTTCAATATATATAAGAGGTATTGATCCAGCTGTTCCTTCTCCATATGTTTGCCTCCAGCAAGGCTGAAGTGCAGCACGGGATATTCATTCCACTCTTTCTCCAGCTCCTCAATGGCAAGCCCCTTGAACAGTTCCTTCTTGCCTTCGAAATAACTCTTGAAGGTGGAAACCAGCAGCGACTTGCCGAAACGGCGTGGTCGGTTCAAGAAGAAATACTTTCCATCGGTATGTGTCATACGATAGACGTATTCCGTCTTATCTACATAGAACATATCCTCCTTGCGGATCCGTTCAAATGTCTGAATTCCTATAGGATATAATTTTCTTGCCATAACCAAATGCTATCTAATGAAATCTATTTCAGTTTGTCTTGCCTCAAAAAGTCAGGCTGACCAGACTTCAAACAGATTAATTCACAATTATACTTTCTGCGGAAATCAACTTTCGCTCTTTCAACAACAGACCTTCCTGTGTTTGCAGGAATTTTATTTGCAACAATCCTAGCTTTCGTCCATTTCGTTCTGTTTCGAGCAAATAGGGGAAAAGATAATGTTGCATCAAGCTGTTTCACAGCATGAGCCACATCAGAACCTTTCAGTTCAACAAACACACTTACTCTTTCATCCGTATCGGTTGTTGCAACAATAAGCTTGTCACACTTGTCCTTATCTGCACCTTTTATAATGTTATCATCTACTTGATAAGCCACACAATCCATCGGAGGAACAAAGTTCAGCAAATAAACTGTCGAACGCTCCTTCAGACTGATTTTCGGACATTTTCTAACTTCCTTTTCAGCCAGATAACCTGCCAAAAAATTATTATTCATTGCCATATATCATCTCATCAAGTTCAGAAGATAATTCAGATATTTCATCAGAAAGAGAATCAAGATAATCACCCATGATAAAATGGTATTCATCATCCACGATATTCTCCATTTTTCCTTCATCCGTCATGCAGTATGCCGAATACCATGAAATCGGGATTGCATATTCCAACATATCCCCCATTTTCTCATCCAGCATTTTTTCCTTAGCCATCGCAGCCTTCATCAGCACATTCAGAGAAGTCAGCACATACGGACTATGTGTGGTCATAACCACATAACTATTT from the Segatella copri genome contains:
- the ispE gene encoding 4-(cytidine 5'-diphospho)-2-C-methyl-D-erythritol kinase, coding for MITFPCAKINLGLNIVSKRKDGYHNLETVFYPIPLTDALEIKLMGDEFPSDVPCDLKITGNAVDCDEQNNLVVKAYNLLAADFRIPRIHAHLVKRIPSQAGLGGGSADAAFMIRLLDERFRLNIGNPEMERYAAKLGADCAYFISADPEDGDTACYAEGIGEELMPVSGPGDNLRGYHLVVVKRDDIAVSTKEAYAAITPQAPAKCCRDIVRQPIETWKEELVNDFEAPIFKMHPELAEIKQKLYNLGAVYAAMSGSGSAIFGIFKHKPANIEEQFEGMFCKIMKL
- a CDS encoding NAD(+) synthase, with the translated sequence MKYGFIKVASAIPAVKVGDVIFNTQQIEEQIALAEGKGVEIITFPELSITGYSCQDLFRQQMLLESSEQAVMMLLDFTRKLDIISIVGAPVIAGDLLLNCGIVIQHGQILGIVPKTYLPNYSEFYEKRWFASAQDLRDCEVRYAGHKVKLTPDVQIFQTFDGVQFGVEICEDVWAPAPPSNKLALAGADLIFNLSASDELIGKHHYLKSLLSQQSARTMTGYIYSSCGFGESTQDVVYGGNALIYENGVLLSQSERFSIEPQMVISQIDVEKLRSERRTNSTYVNAQRNIKYSVLGGQFNIRNIEADPTENERDFVLEREVNPHPFIPTSSDMNASCEEIFNIQLMGLAKRIVHTHAKTVVIGISGGLDSTLALLVCVKAFDKLKMNRKGIVGVTMPGFGTTDRTYNNAISLMQSLGITIKEISIAKAVTQHFEDIGQDAGVHDVTYENSQARERTQILMDLANKMGGMVIGTGDLSELALGWATYNGDHMSMYGVNASIPKTLIRHLVNHVAESGVDEQSRITLRDIIDTPISPELIPADENGNIKQKTEDLVGPYELHDFFLYYFLRYGFRPSKIYMLAKKAFIDSELERVKISDNDPDSYDEETIKKWLKTFVRRFFNQQFKRSCLPDGPKVGSVSLSPRGDWRMPSDAASAIWLQEAENL
- a CDS encoding DNA alkylation repair protein; protein product: MNEETHQKLMTIKRSFRLLMNGPGSQSMRDKGLGYKLNWGVPFYELKKMAEEYGKDYDLAIELWKEDIRECKILATLIMPADKMLPEITDLWMEQVQSQEMAEMLAFNLLQHVDYAPVIAYQWIASDKPLYEIAGFQLLARLFANGKEPNERGINEFLDQAATALQGDNMGIKHAASNAVLRFCDFGEDFEQIARGALKGIYEI
- a CDS encoding NUDIX hydrolase; this encodes MIDNKNEEFPIVDEMGNILGAVTRGHAHDGSKILHPVVHLHVFNSRGDLYLQHRPAWKDIQPDKWDTACGGHVDLGESVSQALHREVREELGITDFEPESLGHYVFESQREKELVYVHRCVYDGEVKPSQEELAGGRFWTKDEISENIGKGVFTPNFENEYQKYFM
- a CDS encoding DUF2027 domain-containing protein, which produces MKKGDKVRFLSEVGGGKVAGFQGKNIVLVEDEDGFEIPMPINEVVVVEQDEYSMGKMISAKMDAQQKAEEHANTELHQDSRSIKAILNDHDDVDMDVEEYDAADREITFVKPVEERTGGNKLSAYLAFVPINIKDVTNTRFETYMVNDSNYYLHYTYLVAEGNAWTLKAEGEIEPNTKLFIEEFGREALNEMEHIAIQMIAYKKDKPFLLKPATDVQFRLDPVKFYKLHLFEENDFFETPAYLFTIVENDEIARPLVIDSKRLKEQMYKDEKVVANTSKKKSKKDDGTLVIDLHADEVLETTAGMNSADILHYQMDIFKKTMEEYKKKKGQKIIFIHGKGEGVLRQTLIHELNYRYKSCTYQDASFQEYGYGATQVTIK